The following DNA comes from Candidatus Methylomirabilis lanthanidiphila.
ACCAAGCTGAACTGGTCGGATCTGGGCGTCGACATCGTGCTGGAATGCAGCGGTCGGGGGACCAACCGTCCGGAGGCCGAAAAGCATCTTGCGGCGGGGGCGAAACGGGTGCTGATCTCCGCCCCGGCGAAGGGCGAGGATCTGACGATCGTGATGGGGGTCAATGAGGAACGATACGATCCTGGGCAACACCAGATTATCTCAAACGGGTCGTGCACAACCAATTGCCTCGCGCCGGTCGCGAAGGTGCTCCTCGATGCATTCGGCATCGAATGGGGGTTCATGAGCACGGTGCATAGCTATACCAATTCGCAGGCGATCCACGATCGGGGGGCGGAAGACGTGAGGGAGTCGAGGGCCGCCGCCCTCAATATCATTCCGACCGATACCGGCGCCGCTAGAGCCCTCGTCAAGGTGATCCCGGAACTGGCCGGCCGCTTCAACGGGATGGCCTACCGGGTGCCGACGCCCACGGTGTCCGTGATCGATCTCGTCGCGGAGCTTGGTTGTGATGTCACCCCTGAGACGGTGAATGCCGCGTTCCGAACCGCGACGACGGG
Coding sequences within:
- a CDS encoding glyceraldehyde-3-phosphate dehydrogenase codes for the protein MVRIAINGFGRIGRLAFRAAWEQKGALDLVAINDPAGARTDALLLEFDSNYGPFPAKVESDEGSMRVDGKRIVVFRERDWTKLNWSDLGVDIVLECSGRGTNRPEAEKHLAAGAKRVLISAPAKGEDLTIVMGVNEERYDPGQHQIISNGSCTTNCLAPVAKVLLDAFGIEWGFMSTVHSYTNSQAIHDRGAEDVRESRAAALNIIPTDTGAARALVKVIPELAGRFNGMAYRVPTPTVSVIDLVAELGCDVTPETVNAAFRTATTGRLRGILEVCDRPLVSMDFKGNPHSSIVDALMTLVLKDRMVKVVAWYDNEWGYSCRMADLAAYIAAQGLKRDQRRLWGVAKDAKPS